Proteins from one Falsirhodobacter algicola genomic window:
- a CDS encoding FAD-dependent oxidoreductase, with product MKKPLLLAGLAALILALLWVLRDQDLTVAALQGHLARVAAWQQGHPLLVAGLFFVAYVAITALSLPFALWMTLASGALFGFWGGLAIASFASAIGASLAFLVARHLLRDWVRARLGQKARTIEAGLARDGAFYLFSLRLIPVVPFFAVNLLMGLTPIRLLVFYAVSQAGMLAGTAVYVNAGTQLARLDSLSGIVSAPILASFAVLAVFPWIARAVLGLLRRRRVYAGWTRPSSYDRNLVVIGAGSAGLVSAYIAAATKARVTLVEAGEMGGDCLNYGCVPSKALIRSATLAHEMRHASAQGLTDTAPVIPFAAVMERVHRIIATIAPHDSVERYTSLGVEALKGHARLIDPWTVEVTDAEGTARRLTTRSVIIATGARPFLPPLPGLDLVEPLTSDTLWEGLRGMQDPPRRLVVLGGGPIGCELAQAFARLGSEVVQIERSPRLMGREDPEVADMVMASMRADGVSILTEHSAVRCGVDGDRWIEVEHEGETRRIPFDRIIVAVGRHARLEGFGLEELGIPADRTVETNAYLETRYPNILAAGDVAGPYQFTHVASHQAWFASVNALFGMFKRFKADYRVIPWATFTAPEVARVGLSETEATEKGIPHEVTRFDLAGLDRAVTDGAAHGFVKVLTPPGKDRILGVTIVGDHAGDLIAEFVMAMKHGLGLGKVLGTIHIYPTWTEANKSVAGAWRRAHVNPRALALVERFHRWRRG from the coding sequence GTGAAGAAACCCCTCCTCTTGGCCGGTCTCGCGGCTCTCATCCTGGCGCTTCTGTGGGTGCTGCGCGATCAGGATCTGACCGTTGCGGCGCTGCAGGGCCATCTGGCGCGCGTGGCCGCATGGCAGCAGGGCCATCCGCTGCTGGTGGCCGGGCTGTTCTTCGTCGCCTATGTCGCGATCACGGCGCTGTCGCTGCCCTTCGCGCTGTGGATGACGCTGGCCTCGGGGGCGCTGTTCGGGTTCTGGGGCGGGCTGGCCATCGCCTCCTTCGCCTCGGCGATCGGGGCCTCGCTTGCGTTCCTCGTGGCGCGGCATCTGTTGCGCGACTGGGTGCGCGCGCGCCTTGGCCAGAAGGCCCGCACGATCGAGGCGGGGCTGGCGCGGGATGGGGCCTTCTATCTCTTCTCCCTTCGGCTGATCCCGGTGGTGCCGTTCTTTGCGGTGAACCTTCTGATGGGGCTGACGCCGATCCGGCTTCTGGTCTTCTATGCCGTCAGTCAGGCCGGGATGCTGGCGGGCACGGCGGTCTATGTGAATGCGGGCACGCAACTGGCGCGGCTCGACAGCCTGTCGGGCATCGTGTCGGCGCCGATCCTTGCATCCTTTGCGGTGCTGGCGGTGTTTCCGTGGATCGCGCGGGCGGTGCTGGGCCTGCTGCGGCGCCGGCGCGTCTATGCCGGTTGGACGCGCCCATCCTCCTATGACCGCAACCTCGTGGTGATCGGGGCGGGATCGGCGGGGCTCGTCTCGGCCTATATCGCGGCGGCGACGAAGGCGCGCGTCACGCTGGTGGAGGCCGGCGAGATGGGCGGCGACTGTCTGAACTACGGCTGTGTGCCCTCCAAGGCGCTGATCCGCAGCGCGACCCTTGCCCACGAGATGCGCCATGCCAGCGCGCAGGGCCTGACCGACACCGCCCCCGTGATCCCCTTTGCCGCCGTGATGGAGCGGGTGCACCGCATCATCGCCACCATCGCCCCGCATGACAGTGTCGAACGCTACACCAGCCTTGGCGTCGAGGCGCTGAAGGGCCATGCCCGCCTGATCGATCCGTGGACGGTGGAGGTGACGGATGCCGAGGGCACCGCGCGCCGCCTGACCACCCGCTCGGTCATCATCGCCACCGGCGCGCGGCCCTTCCTGCCGCCGCTGCCGGGCCTCGATCTGGTGGAGCCCTTGACCTCGGACACCCTCTGGGAGGGGCTGCGCGGGATGCAGGACCCGCCGCGCCGCCTCGTGGTGCTGGGCGGCGGGCCGATCGGCTGCGAGCTTGCGCAGGCCTTCGCGCGCCTCGGCTCCGAGGTGGTGCAGATCGAACGCTCGCCCCGGCTGATGGGCCGCGAGGATCCCGAGGTCGCCGATATGGTGATGGCGTCGATGCGCGCGGACGGGGTGTCGATCCTGACCGAACATTCCGCCGTCCGCTGCGGGGTCGATGGCGACCGTTGGATCGAGGTGGAGCATGAGGGCGAGACCCGCCGCATCCCCTTCGACCGGATCATCGTCGCCGTGGGCCGCCATGCCCGCCTCGAAGGGTTCGGGCTGGAGGAGCTGGGCATCCCCGCCGACCGCACGGTGGAGACGAACGCGTATCTCGAGACCCGCTATCCCAACATCCTTGCGGCGGGCGATGTCGCCGGGCCGTACCAGTTCACGCATGTCGCCTCGCATCAGGCGTGGTTCGCCAGCGTCAACGCGCTGTTCGGGATGTTCAAACGGTTCAAGGCCGATTACCGCGTGATCCCATGGGCGACCTTCACCGCCCCCGAGGTGGCCCGCGTCGGCCTGTCCGAAACCGAGGCGACCGAAAAGGGCATCCCGCACGAGGTGACGCGCTTCGATCTGGCGGGCCTCGACCGGGCCGTGACGGATGGCGCGGCGCATGGCTTCGTGAAGGTGCTGACACCGCCGGGCAAGGATCGTATCCTTGGCGTTACCATCGTCGGCGATCACGCGGGCGATCTGATCGCGGAGTTCGTGATGGCCATGAAGCACGGGCTGGGCCTCGGCAAGGTTCTGGGCACGATCCACATCTATCCGACATGGACCGAGGCGAACAAATCGGTCGCCGGGGCGTGGCGGCGCGCGCATGTCAATCCGCGCGCCTTGGCGCTGGTGGAGCGGTTCCACCGCTGGAGGCGCGGATGA
- a CDS encoding glutathione S-transferase family protein gives MGQLIDGTWQTDGLISKETDGRFKRAQSRFRSWITPDGAPGPSGEGGFPAEAGRYHLYVSLACPWAHRTLIMRRLKGLEGMIDLSVTHWLMGDEGWTFEPGPCVTGDPIHGASRLHQIYTAADPSYTGRVTVPVLWDKTRGTIVSNESAEIIRMFNSAFDGLGATEADFYPAPLRDEIDALNDRIYPTLNNGVYRAGFATTQDAYDEAVAGVFDTLLWLEDRLADRRWLTGPTLTEADIRLVTTLVRFDPVYHGHFKCNLHRLSDLPNLSRFLREFEALPGVAETINIDHIKRHYYQSQRQINPTGIVPAGPAR, from the coding sequence GTGGGACAGCTCATCGACGGGACATGGCAGACCGACGGCCTCATCTCCAAAGAGACCGACGGCCGTTTCAAACGCGCCCAAAGCCGGTTCCGCAGCTGGATCACCCCGGACGGCGCCCCCGGTCCCAGCGGCGAGGGCGGCTTTCCCGCCGAAGCCGGCCGCTATCACCTCTATGTCAGCCTTGCCTGCCCTTGGGCGCATCGCACGCTGATCATGCGCCGCCTGAAGGGGCTGGAGGGGATGATCGATCTGTCCGTCACCCATTGGCTGATGGGCGACGAAGGCTGGACCTTCGAACCCGGCCCCTGCGTGACGGGCGATCCGATCCATGGCGCAAGCCGCCTGCACCAGATCTACACCGCCGCCGATCCGTCCTATACCGGGCGCGTCACGGTGCCGGTCCTGTGGGACAAGACGCGCGGCACGATCGTGTCCAACGAATCCGCCGAGATCATCCGCATGTTCAACTCCGCCTTCGACGGGCTGGGCGCGACCGAGGCGGATTTCTACCCCGCCCCCCTGCGCGATGAGATCGACGCACTGAACGACCGCATCTATCCCACGCTGAACAACGGCGTCTATCGTGCGGGCTTCGCCACGACCCAAGACGCCTATGACGAGGCGGTGGCGGGCGTGTTCGACACCCTCCTATGGCTGGAGGACCGTCTTGCGGACCGCCGCTGGCTGACCGGCCCCACCCTGACCGAGGCCGACATCCGCCTTGTCACGACGCTGGTGCGCTTCGATCCGGTCTATCACGGGCACTTCAAGTGCAACCTGCACCGCCTCTCCGATCTGCCGAACCTGTCGCGTTTTCTGCGGGAGTTCGAAGCCTTGCCGGGCGTGGCCGAGACGATCAACATCGACCACATCAAGCGGCACTATTACCAAAGCCAGCGCCAGATCAATCCGACCGGCATCGTTCCCGCAGGCCCGGCGCGCTAG
- a CDS encoding BadF/BadG/BcrA/BcrD ATPase family protein, giving the protein MGQRRDGGPVIAVDGGGTRCRLSFDGRIEMEIGPTNVATDRAGALRRLVAGLGELTARAGAVAPAYLGLAGCISARIAEEVAAALPVPVLAVEDDRPAAVRGALGTAAGAVAHCGTGSFIGICGAEGAVRLVGGWGSVLGDEASAHWIAREALTRTLEVVDGLRPQDGLTQALLDRFGGAEGIVAFARTAPPEAMAALAPEVTGATATGAEVLRAGADHIARTLARLGHRPPEALCLTGGIAAAFAPYLGPDLAAALRPPAGRPLDGALAIAREMAARR; this is encoded by the coding sequence ATGGGGCAGCGACGGGACGGCGGGCCGGTGATTGCGGTCGATGGCGGCGGCACGCGCTGCCGTCTGTCCTTCGATGGACGGATCGAGATGGAGATCGGCCCCACCAACGTCGCCACCGACCGCGCGGGCGCGCTGCGCCGCCTCGTGGCCGGGCTGGGGGAATTGACGGCGCGGGCGGGCGCGGTGGCGCCGGCCTATCTGGGGCTGGCGGGCTGCATCTCGGCCCGGATCGCGGAGGAGGTGGCGGCCGCCCTGCCCGTCCCGGTGCTGGCCGTGGAGGATGACCGCCCGGCCGCCGTGCGCGGCGCGCTTGGCACGGCGGCGGGCGCGGTCGCCCATTGCGGGACGGGATCGTTCATCGGGATCTGCGGCGCGGAGGGCGCGGTTCGGCTGGTGGGCGGCTGGGGGTCGGTCCTCGGGGATGAGGCCTCTGCCCATTGGATCGCGCGCGAGGCCCTGACCCGCACGTTGGAGGTCGTGGACGGTCTGCGCCCGCAGGACGGGCTGACGCAGGCGCTGTTGGACCGGTTCGGCGGCGCGGAGGGCATCGTCGCCTTCGCCCGCACCGCCCCGCCCGAGGCGATGGCCGCCCTCGCCCCCGAGGTGACGGGCGCCACCGCCACCGGGGCCGAGGTGCTGCGCGCGGGGGCGGATCACATCGCCCGCACCTTGGCCCGGTTGGGACACCGCCCGCCGGAGGCCCTGTGCCTGACGGGCGGGATCGCCGCCGCCTTCGCGCCGTATCTGGGGCCGGACCTTGCCGCCGCGCTGCGCCCGCCCGCGGGCCGCCCGCTCGATGGGGCGCTGGCGATCGCGCGGGAGATGGCGGCCCGGCGCTAG
- a CDS encoding CDP-alcohol phosphatidyltransferase family protein, which produces MIDAYIHPVQRTVLQTPAQWLARRGVRADSVSLAGFALGLLAVPALALGWWGAAFALIVANRVMDGLDGAVAQIHGPTERGAFLDIALDFVFYALVPVGFALHDPAAHALPAAVLIAAFVGTGSSFLAFAAIAARSGRQAEQFPQKGIYYLGGLTEGFETIALFLLMCLLPAAFAPLAWTFAAACAVTTVLRWHQGWTAFAPPSVRRPR; this is translated from the coding sequence ATGATCGACGCCTACATCCACCCGGTTCAGCGCACGGTGTTGCAGACGCCCGCCCAATGGCTGGCGCGGCGCGGCGTGCGGGCCGACAGCGTCAGCCTTGCGGGGTTCGCCCTCGGGCTCTTGGCGGTTCCGGCCCTTGCGCTCGGCTGGTGGGGGGCGGCGTTCGCGCTGATCGTGGCGAACCGGGTGATGGACGGGCTGGACGGCGCGGTGGCGCAGATCCATGGCCCGACCGAGCGGGGGGCCTTTCTCGACATCGCGCTGGATTTCGTGTTCTACGCGCTGGTGCCGGTGGGCTTTGCGCTGCACGATCCGGCGGCGCATGCTTTGCCCGCCGCCGTGCTGATCGCGGCCTTCGTCGGCACCGGATCGTCCTTTCTGGCCTTTGCCGCCATCGCGGCGCGCAGCGGCCGTCAGGCCGAGCAGTTTCCCCAGAAGGGCATCTATTACCTCGGCGGCCTGACCGAGGGGTTCGAGACGATCGCGCTGTTCCTGCTGATGTGCCTTCTGCCCGCCGCCTTCGCGCCGCTGGCATGGACCTTCGCCGCGGCCTGCGCCGTCACCACGGTGCTGCGCTGGCATCAGGGCTGGACCGCCTTCGCCCCCCCATCCGTACGGAGACCCCGATGA
- a CDS encoding ABC transporter permease, protein MIAGPRNALRRSGDRRISWLLLPVALIALGPILRLLAEGFGLGSGLTLDHAREVLGRPSTLIALRHSLVTAGAGTLISLVIGSAFAFVVALTDIRAKGALVFCLMIPMMIPPQITALAWMQMMGPSSVLLGMLGLAPPLGSPQPLHSAWGIALLLGIQHAAIVFLTLRAGLRLIPGDLVEAARVAGARGARVWAQIVLPLCLPSLGAGAAMTFVTALGNFGIPAMLGIPARYSTLPTLIYQRLAGMGPSALPEVAVMALLIGAVALAGVLAGRVFLRRRAHGLVGLSAQPLSLSLGARRLPVEAALWSFIALTLAVPLLALLATSLIPAYGVPLTPATATAKAWAAVLFDQPVTRRAYANSLLLATLAAAILMAVAIPLAWVMQRRPSRISRAVDMLVDLPYALPGVVLAIACILAFLRLPFGITLYGTLTIILLAYLSRFLVVMLRPVQAAIVQMDPAMEEAAASAGARLGRRLGTIVLPLSAPAAAAGAILVFLTAVNELTVSALLWAGGTETLGVVIFNLEDSGETVMASALAASIVALIVVLMGLVQLAAPRLPKGCVPWQG, encoded by the coding sequence ATGATCGCAGGCCCGCGCAACGCGCTGCGCCGGTCCGGGGATCGGCGCATCTCATGGCTGCTGCTGCCGGTGGCGCTGATCGCGCTCGGCCCCATCCTGCGCCTTCTGGCCGAAGGCTTCGGCCTCGGCAGCGGGCTGACGCTGGATCACGCGCGCGAGGTGCTGGGCCGTCCCTCCACGCTGATCGCGCTGCGTCATTCGCTGGTGACGGCGGGGGCGGGAACGCTCATCTCGCTCGTGATCGGATCGGCCTTCGCCTTCGTCGTGGCGCTGACGGATATCCGCGCCAAGGGGGCGCTGGTGTTCTGCCTGATGATCCCGATGATGATCCCGCCGCAGATCACCGCCCTTGCATGGATGCAGATGATGGGGCCGTCCTCGGTGCTGCTGGGCATGCTGGGCCTCGCTCCGCCACTGGGAAGCCCGCAGCCGCTGCATTCGGCATGGGGGATCGCGCTGCTGCTGGGCATCCAGCACGCCGCCATCGTGTTCCTGACGCTACGCGCGGGGCTGCGCCTGATCCCCGGCGATCTGGTGGAGGCCGCGCGCGTCGCCGGGGCGCGCGGTGCCCGGGTCTGGGCGCAGATCGTGCTGCCGCTCTGCCTGCCCAGCCTTGGGGCGGGGGCGGCGATGACCTTCGTCACCGCCCTTGGCAATTTCGGGATTCCGGCCATGTTGGGCATTCCCGCGCGATATTCGACGCTCCCGACGCTGATCTATCAGCGGCTGGCGGGCATGGGGCCGTCGGCCCTGCCGGAGGTGGCGGTGATGGCGCTGCTGATCGGGGCGGTCGCGCTGGCGGGCGTTCTGGCGGGGCGGGTGTTCCTGCGCCGGCGGGCGCATGGCCTCGTCGGCCTCTCGGCCCAGCCTCTGAGCCTGTCGCTCGGCGCGCGCCGCCTGCCGGTGGAGGCCGCGCTCTGGTCCTTCATCGCCCTGACGCTGGCCGTGCCGCTGCTGGCGCTGCTGGCCACCTCGCTGATCCCGGCCTATGGCGTGCCGCTGACCCCCGCGACCGCCACCGCGAAGGCATGGGCGGCGGTGCTCTTCGATCAGCCCGTGACCCGGCGCGCCTATGCCAATTCGCTGCTGCTGGCCACGCTGGCGGCGGCGATCCTGATGGCGGTGGCGATCCCGCTGGCATGGGTGATGCAGCGCCGCCCGTCGCGGATCTCGCGCGCGGTCGATATGCTGGTGGACCTGCCCTATGCGCTGCCCGGCGTGGTGCTGGCCATCGCCTGCATCCTCGCCTTTCTGCGGCTGCCCTTCGGCATCACGCTCTATGGCACGCTGACGATCATCCTCTTGGCCTATCTGTCGCGCTTTCTGGTGGTGATGCTGCGCCCGGTGCAGGCCGCCATCGTCCAGATGGACCCCGCGATGGAGGAAGCGGCCGCCAGCGCCGGGGCGCGCCTTGGCCGCCGCCTCGGCACCATCGTGCTGCCGCTGTCGGCCCCGGCGGCGGCGGCGGGGGCGATCCTCGTCTTTCTGACGGCGGTGAACGAGCTGACCGTATCCGCGCTCCTTTGGGCCGGCGGGACGGAAACGCTGGGCGTCGTCATCTTCAACCTCGAGGACAGCGGAGAGACGGTGATGGCCTCGGCCCTCGCCGCCTCCATCGTGGCGCTGATCGTCGTGCTGATGGGGCTGGTGCAACTGGCCGCCCCCCGGCTTCCGAAAGGATGCGTTCCATGGCAGGGCTAG
- a CDS encoding ABC transporter ATP-binding protein — MAGLGFSGVRRSYDGVPALAGIDAEIADGEFVALLGPSGCGKTTLLRLIAGFEMPDTGTITLGGQVMAGPDRFVPPEDRNIGIVFQSYALWPHMTVAGNVAYPLRVRGVPTAERRRRVAEALDLTGLSALADRPPAQLSGGQRQRVALARCLVADPRAVLLDEPLANLDLALRAAMQDAFTAFHRRTGATMVYVTHDQTEALAMADRVAVMQAGTIRQFDTPEGLYDRPRDGFVAGFVGDGAVVALTAAPRPGAGRARVHALGQEIEARCDAGPPTHLCIRPEQVRLDPEGPIRARVSACAYQGGRFRLTLETEGETLIAHSARRALPGEALRLSIGMPWAFADPGAPPVAGLMQPA, encoded by the coding sequence ATGGCAGGGCTAGGGTTTTCGGGCGTACGGCGCAGCTATGACGGCGTGCCCGCGCTGGCCGGGATCGACGCCGAGATCGCGGATGGCGAATTCGTCGCGCTCCTCGGGCCGTCGGGCTGCGGCAAGACCACGCTTCTGCGCCTGATCGCGGGGTTCGAGATGCCCGATACCGGCACCATCACCCTTGGCGGGCAGGTCATGGCCGGGCCGGACCGCTTCGTCCCCCCCGAGGATCGCAACATCGGGATCGTGTTCCAATCCTATGCCCTCTGGCCGCATATGACGGTGGCGGGCAACGTCGCCTATCCGCTGCGGGTGCGTGGCGTTCCCACCGCCGAGCGCCGCCGCCGCGTCGCCGAGGCGCTGGATCTGACCGGCCTTTCGGCGCTGGCGGACCGGCCCCCGGCGCAGCTTTCGGGCGGGCAGCGGCAGCGCGTGGCGCTGGCGCGGTGCCTCGTGGCCGATCCGCGCGCCGTCCTTCTGGATGAACCCTTGGCCAATCTCGATCTGGCGCTGCGCGCCGCGATGCAGGACGCCTTCACCGCCTTCCATCGCCGCACCGGGGCGACCATGGTCTATGTCACGCATGACCAGACCGAAGCGCTCGCCATGGCCGACCGCGTGGCCGTGATGCAGGCCGGAACCATCCGCCAGTTCGACACGCCGGAGGGCCTCTATGACCGCCCGCGCGACGGATTCGTGGCGGGTTTCGTCGGCGATGGCGCGGTCGTCGCCCTGACCGCCGCGCCCCGTCCGGGGGCCGGGCGCGCCCGCGTGCACGCCCTGGGGCAGGAGATCGAGGCCCGCTGCGACGCGGGCCCGCCCACCCATCTGTGCATCCGCCCCGAACAGGTGCGCCTCGATCCCGAAGGCCCGATCCGGGCCCGCGTCAGCGCCTGCGCCTATCAAGGCGGGCGGTTCCGCCTGACCCTCGAAACCGAAGGCGAAACGCTCATCGCCCATTCGGCGCGGCGCGCCCTGCCGGGCGAGGCGCTGCGCCTGTCGATCGGGATGCCATGGGCCTTTGCCGATCCGGGCGCGCCCCCGGTGGCGGGGCTGATGCAGCCGGCCTGA
- a CDS encoding redoxin domain-containing protein: MPHTAPMPDSAAPAIDARTADGAAFELPVAPEGSLSLVFFYRGIHCPKCKDQIEELARREEELRAAGLIVSAVSMDDDERFARQQKEWDLGALKIGHAQTEESARAWGLYISDKAKDAEPTRFAEPAIYVLKPDNRIYALFVQNTPFARPQIDDLIQGLGFVMKNDYPVRGTA, from the coding sequence ATGCCCCATACCGCCCCGATGCCCGACTCCGCCGCCCCCGCGATCGACGCACGCACCGCCGATGGTGCCGCGTTCGAACTGCCCGTCGCGCCCGAAGGCAGCCTGTCGCTCGTGTTCTTCTACCGCGGCATCCACTGCCCCAAATGCAAGGACCAGATCGAAGAACTGGCCCGCCGCGAAGAGGAGCTGCGCGCCGCCGGGCTGATCGTCTCGGCCGTGTCGATGGACGACGACGAGCGTTTCGCCCGCCAGCAGAAGGAATGGGATCTGGGCGCGCTGAAGATCGGCCATGCCCAGACCGAGGAATCCGCCCGCGCTTGGGGCCTCTATATCTCGGACAAGGCCAAGGACGCCGAACCCACGCGCTTCGCCGAACCCGCGATCTACGTGCTGAAGCCCGACAACCGCATCTACGCGCTCTTCGTGCAGAACACGCCCTTCGCCCGCCCGCAGATCGACGATCTGATCCAAGGCCTCGGCTTCGTGATGAAGAACGACTACCCGGTGCGCGGCACGGCCTGA
- a CDS encoding ABC transporter substrate-binding protein yields the protein MFRLALSLMLPLALPAALSAQTLTLYTSQPNEDAQKTVDAFEAAHPGITVDWVRDGTTQLMTRMAAEMQAGATPPDVLLIADTVTLEGLARDGALLAYDSPEAAAFDPALNSPEGYYYSTKLITTGIVYNTRAADIPTSWADLEQPDYKGLVAMPSPLYSGAALIHLATLVNDPDLGWAHYEALAANDARADGGNGGVFKAVASGEKPYGVLVDYMALRAKADGSPVEFVFPKEGVTYVTEPVAIMKDAAHPDAARAFVDFVLSEEGQTLVADMGYIPARTGIDSPEGFPARDSLTLIDFDPAKALADTDANKARFAEIFGIQ from the coding sequence ATGTTTCGCCTTGCCCTGTCGCTGATGCTTCCCCTCGCGCTGCCCGCCGCGCTGTCGGCCCAAACGCTGACCCTCTACACCTCGCAGCCGAACGAGGATGCGCAGAAGACGGTGGACGCGTTCGAAGCGGCGCATCCGGGCATCACGGTGGACTGGGTGCGCGACGGCACGACCCAGCTGATGACCCGCATGGCCGCCGAGATGCAGGCCGGCGCGACGCCCCCCGATGTGCTGCTGATCGCCGACACCGTGACGCTTGAAGGGCTCGCCCGCGACGGCGCCCTTCTGGCCTATGACAGCCCCGAAGCCGCCGCCTTCGATCCCGCCCTGAACAGCCCGGAGGGGTATTACTACTCCACGAAGCTGATCACGACCGGCATCGTCTACAACACCCGCGCCGCCGACATCCCGACCTCTTGGGCCGATCTGGAACAGCCCGACTACAAGGGCCTCGTGGCGATGCCCTCGCCGCTCTATTCGGGGGCGGCGCTGATCCATCTTGCGACGCTGGTGAACGATCCGGATCTCGGTTGGGCGCATTACGAGGCGCTGGCCGCCAACGACGCCCGCGCCGATGGCGGGAATGGCGGCGTGTTCAAGGCGGTCGCCTCGGGCGAGAAACCCTATGGCGTGCTGGTGGATTACATGGCGCTGCGTGCCAAGGCCGACGGATCGCCGGTGGAATTCGTCTTTCCCAAGGAAGGCGTGACCTATGTGACCGAGCCGGTCGCGATCATGAAGGACGCGGCCCATCCGGACGCCGCGCGCGCCTTCGTCGATTTCGTGCTCTCCGAAGAGGGGCAGACGCTGGTGGCCGATATGGGCTATATCCCCGCCCGCACCGGCATCGACAGCCCCGAAGGTTTCCCCGCCCGCGACAGCCTGACCCTGATCGATTTCGATCCGGCCAAGGCGCTGGCCGATACCGACGCCAACAAGGCCCGCTTCGCGGAGATCTTCGGCATCCAATGA
- a CDS encoding ABC transporter substrate-binding protein, translated as MKALLSAVLLLAGAGMAKAEDWTQILNEARGQTVYFHAWGGDRRTNDFIASVGEEVLRDYGVTLRQVPLADTADAVARVLAEKAAGRDADGSVDLIWLNGPNFLAMADQGLLGAPFVQDLPNAAWLDLSEGSANSVDFTVPVEGRESPWRLARFVFTYDADRIDPPPGRMADWVGWAAAHPGRVTHPDPANFMGATFLKQALIELAPLGTDLSIPPTDASFAAATAPLWDWYDALRPNLWRQGQSFPENESVQLQMLNDYEVDMSMSLDPASAAAAIAEGLLPPSVRVHVPDGGSIGNVSFVAIPFNAAHRAGAEVVANALLDPATQARMQDPAVLGAFSVLDPARLDAEGRAAFAALPDDPALPTLADLGPVLTEPHPAWMTRLTDEWQRRYTR; from the coding sequence ATGAAAGCGCTTCTCTCCGCCGTTCTTCTGCTGGCCGGTGCCGGCATGGCCAAGGCCGAGGATTGGACGCAGATCCTGAACGAGGCGCGGGGTCAGACCGTGTATTTCCACGCATGGGGCGGGGATCGGCGCACCAACGACTTCATCGCCTCGGTCGGCGAGGAGGTGCTGCGCGATTACGGGGTGACGCTGCGGCAGGTCCCGCTGGCCGATACGGCCGATGCGGTGGCGCGCGTTCTGGCGGAAAAGGCGGCGGGGCGCGATGCGGACGGGTCGGTCGATCTGATCTGGCTGAACGGGCCGAACTTCCTCGCGATGGCCGATCAGGGGCTGCTGGGCGCGCCCTTCGTGCAGGATCTGCCGAACGCGGCATGGCTCGATCTGTCCGAAGGCTCGGCCAACAGCGTCGATTTCACCGTGCCGGTGGAGGGACGGGAATCCCCGTGGCGGCTGGCGCGGTTCGTCTTCACCTATGACGCGGACCGGATCGATCCCCCGCCCGGCCGCATGGCCGATTGGGTGGGCTGGGCCGCCGCGCATCCGGGGCGCGTAACCCATCCCGATCCGGCCAATTTCATGGGCGCGACCTTTCTGAAACAGGCGCTGATCGAACTGGCCCCCCTCGGCACCGACCTATCCATTCCGCCGACCGATGCCAGTTTCGCCGCCGCGACCGCCCCGCTTTGGGACTGGTACGACGCGCTGCGGCCGAACCTGTGGCGGCAGGGCCAGTCCTTCCCCGAGAATGAGAGCGTGCAGCTTCAGATGCTGAACGATTACGAGGTGGATATGTCGATGTCGCTCGATCCGGCCTCGGCGGCGGCGGCCATCGCGGAAGGGCTGCTGCCCCCCAGCGTGCGCGTGCATGTCCCCGACGGGGGCAGCATCGGCAATGTCAGCTTCGTCGCGATCCCCTTCAACGCCGCCCACCGGGCCGGTGCCGAGGTGGTGGCGAATGCGCTTCTGGATCCGGCCACGCAGGCGCGGATGCAGGACCCGGCGGTGCTGGGGGCCTTTTCGGTGCTGGACCCGGCGCGGCTGGATGCCGAGGGGCGCGCGGCCTTCGCCGCCCTGCCCGACGATCCGGCCCTGCCGACGCTCGCCGATCTCGGCCCCGTCCTGACCGAGCCGCATCCGGCATGGATGACCCGCCTGACGGACGAATGGCAGCGGCGCTATACGCGGTGA
- a CDS encoding TetR/AcrR family transcriptional regulator, giving the protein MLPDPFLPRRRGRPKGFDDIDALEAATRLFWARGYEQAPMDALCRAMHMPRASLYQRFGGKEGLFLAAIDHYARTRLQPIAAVLTDGTVLRDDLLTFFERVVAMSTDDPETPGCLISSVLADAARGNPALGAERDRRFGRLEALIADRLAADGWPEGGPCPPVVAATLAAAMARGIVLRARSGHDAARLHPVGRAAVDAILALRDA; this is encoded by the coding sequence ATGCTGCCGGACCCGTTCCTGCCCCGTCGCAGGGGCCGCCCGAAGGGCTTTGACGACATCGACGCCCTCGAGGCTGCGACCCGTCTGTTCTGGGCGCGCGGCTATGAACAGGCGCCGATGGACGCGCTGTGCCGGGCGATGCACATGCCGCGCGCCAGCCTGTATCAGCGGTTCGGCGGCAAGGAGGGCCTGTTTCTGGCCGCGATTGATCATTACGCGCGCACGCGGTTGCAGCCCATCGCGGCGGTGTTGACGGATGGCACCGTGCTGCGGGATGATCTGCTGACCTTCTTCGAGCGTGTGGTCGCGATGAGCACCGACGATCCGGAAACGCCGGGCTGTCTCATCTCTTCGGTGCTGGCGGATGCGGCGCGGGGCAATCCCGCCCTCGGGGCCGAGCGCGACCGCCGCTTCGGCAGGCTGGAGGCGCTGATCGCGGACCGCCTTGCCGCCGATGGCTGGCCCGAGGGCGGCCCCTGCCCGCCCGTTGTCGCCGCCACGCTGGCGGCCGCGATGGCGCGCGGGATCGTGCTGCGCGCCCGCTCGGGCCATGATGCGGCCCGGCTTCATCCCGTCGGCCGCGCCGCCGTCGATGCCATTCTTGCGCTGCGCGATGCGTAG